A single region of the Carcharodon carcharias isolate sCarCar2 chromosome 36 unlocalized genomic scaffold, sCarCar2.pri SUPER_36_unloc_30, whole genome shotgun sequence genome encodes:
- the LOC121274451 gene encoding AN1-type zinc finger protein 6-like isoform X1, translated as MAQETNQSQVPMLCPTGCGFYGNPRTNGMCSVCYKEFLQRQNSSERISPPGATASNAPSDPALVQSTEASPQDPSPVAVAAISSSGSGTLESTSQALQMATSESKEAAKEEKLEASSSAADDPQGSQEDSEKSPEKNKKRNRCFLCKKKVGLTGFECRCGNLYCSVHRYSDMHDCRFDYKADAAEKIRRENPMVVGEKLQKI; from the exons ATGGCGCAGGAGACCAACCAGAGCCAAGTGCCTATGTTGTGCCCGACAGGCTGCGGTTTCTACGGGAACCCCCGGACGAACGGAATGTGTTCCGTCTGCTACAAAGAGTTCCTGCAGCGACAGAACAGCAGTGAGAGAATAAGCCCACCGG GAGCCACAGCGAGTAACGCGCCTTCAGATCCAGCGCTAGTTCAGAGTACAGAGGCCAGCCCGCAGGACCCGTCGCCTGTAGCCGTCGCTGCCATCTCCTCGTCGGGATCGGGCACCTTGGAGAGTACCAG CCAAGCATTGCAGATGGCCACTTCGGAGAGTAAAGAGGCGGCAAAGGAGGAGAAGTTGGAAG CTTCCTCGTCGGCGGCGGATGATCCCCAGGGATCCCAGGAAGACTCGGAAAAATCCCCAGAGAAGAACAAGAAACGGAATCGGTGTTTCCTGTGCAAGAAAAAGGTCGGACTAACGG GGTTCGAGTGCCGGTGCGGGAACCTGTACTGCTCCGTCCATCGGTACTCAGACATGCATGACTGCCGCTTCGATTACAAAGCAGATGCTGCGGAGAAGATCCGGAGGGAAAACCCCATGGTGGTTGGGGAAAAGCTGCAGAAGATTTAG
- the LOC121274451 gene encoding AN1-type zinc finger protein 6-like isoform X2, with protein sequence MAQETNQSQVPMLCPTGCGFYGNPRTNGMCSVCYKEFLQRQNSRATASNAPSDPALVQSTEASPQDPSPVAVAAISSSGSGTLESTSQALQMATSESKEAAKEEKLEASSSAADDPQGSQEDSEKSPEKNKKRNRCFLCKKKVGLTGFECRCGNLYCSVHRYSDMHDCRFDYKADAAEKIRRENPMVVGEKLQKI encoded by the exons ATGGCGCAGGAGACCAACCAGAGCCAAGTGCCTATGTTGTGCCCGACAGGCTGCGGTTTCTACGGGAACCCCCGGACGAACGGAATGTGTTCCGTCTGCTACAAAGAGTTCCTGCAGCGACAGAACAGCA GAGCCACAGCGAGTAACGCGCCTTCAGATCCAGCGCTAGTTCAGAGTACAGAGGCCAGCCCGCAGGACCCGTCGCCTGTAGCCGTCGCTGCCATCTCCTCGTCGGGATCGGGCACCTTGGAGAGTACCAG CCAAGCATTGCAGATGGCCACTTCGGAGAGTAAAGAGGCGGCAAAGGAGGAGAAGTTGGAAG CTTCCTCGTCGGCGGCGGATGATCCCCAGGGATCCCAGGAAGACTCGGAAAAATCCCCAGAGAAGAACAAGAAACGGAATCGGTGTTTCCTGTGCAAGAAAAAGGTCGGACTAACGG GGTTCGAGTGCCGGTGCGGGAACCTGTACTGCTCCGTCCATCGGTACTCAGACATGCATGACTGCCGCTTCGATTACAAAGCAGATGCTGCGGAGAAGATCCGGAGGGAAAACCCCATGGTGGTTGGGGAAAAGCTGCAGAAGATTTAG